A single Paenibacillus sp. FSL R5-0517 DNA region contains:
- a CDS encoding SDR family oxidoreductase, producing the protein MKALFIGGTGTISTAITEMLAQQGCELYLINRGNHNHDLPKEINVLQADINDETRVAELIADLEFDVVADFIAFVPSQLERDYRLFKDKTKQFIFISSASAYQTPLADYRITEGTPLSNPYWEYSRNKIACEDYLMKQYREHGFPVTIVRPSHTYGDKSVPLGVHGAQGSWQVLKRIREGKPVIIHGDGTSLWTITHNTDFAKGFIGLMGNIHAIGESVHITSDESVTWNQIHEIIAGVLGVKLHAVHVPSEFLAACSDQDLRGGLLGDKANTVVFDNRKLKRLVPEFVATTRADQGIRSTIEYILAHPELQTEDPEFDGWCDKVVAALDEALLKIRDEK; encoded by the coding sequence ATGAAAGCGCTATTTATTGGAGGGACAGGCACCATCAGCACGGCCATTACGGAGATGCTTGCACAGCAAGGCTGTGAACTGTATTTGATTAATCGAGGCAATCATAACCATGACTTACCTAAGGAAATCAACGTACTTCAAGCGGACATTAATGACGAGACACGTGTAGCAGAACTGATCGCTGATCTGGAATTTGATGTTGTGGCAGACTTTATTGCCTTTGTACCATCTCAATTGGAGAGAGATTACCGTTTATTTAAGGATAAAACAAAGCAGTTTATTTTTATAAGCTCAGCATCTGCGTATCAGACGCCTTTGGCTGATTACCGGATCACGGAAGGGACACCTTTATCGAATCCGTACTGGGAGTATTCTCGCAACAAGATTGCCTGTGAAGACTATCTGATGAAACAATACCGCGAGCATGGATTCCCTGTGACTATTGTGCGTCCAAGCCATACGTATGGCGACAAATCTGTACCTCTTGGTGTTCATGGTGCTCAAGGCAGCTGGCAGGTTCTCAAGCGCATACGTGAAGGCAAACCTGTTATCATCCATGGAGATGGTACCTCACTATGGACCATTACGCACAACACCGATTTTGCCAAAGGGTTTATCGGGCTTATGGGAAATATCCATGCAATTGGTGAATCGGTACATATCACCTCGGACGAATCCGTCACCTGGAATCAGATTCATGAGATTATTGCCGGCGTCTTGGGAGTTAAGCTCCACGCGGTACATGTACCATCCGAATTCTTGGCAGCATGCAGTGACCAGGATCTTCGCGGCGGTTTGCTGGGAGACAAAGCCAATACCGTTGTGTTTGACAACAGGAAGCTGAAACGGCTTGTTCCGGAATTTGTAGCAACGACAAGAGCGGACCAAGGCATACGAAGTACGATTGAATACATTCTGGCCCATCCTGAATTACAGACCGAAGATCCGGAATTTGATGGCTGGTGTGACAAGGTCGTTGCTGCGTTGGATGAAGCGTTATTGAAAATCAGAGATGAGAAATGA
- a CDS encoding cupredoxin domain-containing protein, which produces MKSWFGKTWPWITLGLTVVVLLGSFLVYFMGKDVSPGSGSAVTAQAETPEDLKGYEVIDVDVSNDGFGPDVIEVKAGVPTKINFILTRSVTHVKSVGSQQLGMDLYMQKGPNYYTIDKDLPKGEYEIHCGMYMIYATIKVV; this is translated from the coding sequence ATGAAAAGCTGGTTTGGAAAAACCTGGCCTTGGATCACGCTGGGTCTGACTGTTGTTGTACTGCTTGGATCATTTTTGGTTTATTTTATGGGCAAAGACGTATCCCCAGGATCAGGAAGTGCTGTCACTGCACAAGCCGAGACACCGGAGGATTTGAAGGGATATGAAGTCATTGATGTGGACGTGAGCAACGATGGTTTTGGACCAGACGTTATTGAGGTGAAAGCTGGTGTACCGACCAAAATAAACTTTATTCTGACTCGGTCGGTGACACATGTGAAATCAGTCGGATCACAACAGCTTGGCATGGATCTGTATATGCAAAAGGGACCCAATTATTATACGATCGACAAAGATCTGCCAAAGGGCGAATACGAAATTCACTGTGGTATGTACATGATATACGCAACGATTAAGGTCGTCTAA
- a CDS encoding DMT family transporter: MKYYLSVLAGAMSYGILSTIVVLAYGEGYKLGEVVGTQLITGFLLSWMLALYTKFRTKRKSQANGQSSGAVAQVFKRLTWKQRLLLMAAGTPTVITGLVYYQSLRYIPASLAIILLFQFTWISVLIQAISKRQRPDKVTFLTLIVLFGGTLLAAGFLEQGLGEFNGLGIALGLMAAVSYSLFVLFSGKAVPSAHPAFRSAWMVTGGLILLCILFPPTFLFNGLIWSQLLVFGLLLGFFGAFIPPVLFAIGVPHIGGDMAGILGAVELPIAVLLSSIVLHEHVSGLQWFGVIIVLIGVALPELYKLRMRRSRSRSKPIYS; this comes from the coding sequence ATGAAATATTATCTGTCCGTTCTCGCGGGAGCGATGAGCTATGGCATATTATCCACGATTGTGGTTCTGGCGTATGGCGAAGGATATAAACTTGGTGAAGTTGTGGGAACACAGCTGATTACGGGTTTTCTTCTTTCATGGATGCTGGCGCTATACACAAAATTTAGAACAAAACGCAAGTCACAGGCAAATGGCCAATCTTCAGGAGCCGTGGCACAGGTATTCAAGCGGTTGACGTGGAAACAACGTCTGCTATTGATGGCTGCCGGAACACCAACGGTAATTACGGGTCTTGTGTATTATCAGTCTTTGCGTTACATCCCGGCTTCACTTGCCATTATCCTGCTGTTCCAGTTCACCTGGATTAGTGTATTGATTCAGGCGATAAGCAAACGTCAACGTCCAGACAAAGTCACATTCCTGACGTTGATCGTGCTGTTTGGCGGAACTTTGCTGGCAGCGGGTTTCCTGGAACAGGGACTGGGTGAGTTCAACGGTCTGGGTATTGCTCTTGGACTGATGGCAGCGGTAAGTTACTCCCTGTTCGTATTGTTCAGCGGCAAAGCGGTTCCTTCAGCGCATCCTGCCTTTCGTAGTGCGTGGATGGTAACAGGGGGATTGATCCTGCTGTGCATTTTGTTCCCGCCGACATTCCTCTTCAATGGATTGATCTGGAGCCAGTTGCTGGTGTTTGGACTGCTGCTCGGATTCTTCGGAGCATTTATTCCACCGGTATTATTCGCTATCGGCGTTCCGCATATTGGAGGCGACATGGCCGGAATTCTGGGTGCGGTGGAGCTTCCAATTGCAGTACTGTTATCCTCTATCGTGCTCCATGAGCATGTCAGCGGATTGCAATGGTTCGGGGTTATCATTGTACTCATTGGAGTTGCCCTGCCAGAGTTGTATAAATTACGCATGAGAAGAAGTCGTAGTCGTAGTAAACCAATCTACTCCTGA